One Capsicum annuum cultivar UCD-10X-F1 chromosome 2, UCD10Xv1.1, whole genome shotgun sequence genomic window carries:
- the LOC107858631 gene encoding probable esterase KAI2 isoform X2 → MGVVEEAHNVKVMGSGSKTVVLGHGFGTDQSVWKHLVPALVDEYRVVVYDNMGSGPTNPDYFDFERYSSLEGYAYDLIAILEELQITSCIYLGHSISSMTGVIASIFRPDLFSKIVLLSASPRFINAEDYFGGFEKEDIDQLCQAMESNYKSWIDGFAPLVIGGDMDSVAVQEFSRTLFNSSKDLAVPVAVSEYIHQNLGGKSIVEVISTEGHLPHLSAPEVTIPVLLRHISHDITTDDAC, encoded by the exons ATGGGAGTAGTTGAAGAAGCTCACAACGTTAAAGTTATGGGCTCAGGCTCGAAGACCGTAGTGCTTGGTCATGGCTTTGGGACTGATCAATCTGTTTGGAAACACCTTGTCCCTGCCCTAGTCGATGAGTATCGTGTTGTCGTTTATGACAACATGGGTTCTGGCCCGACTAACCCAGATTACTTCGATTTTGAACGTTACTCGTCTCTTGAAGGTTATGCCTATGATTTAATTGCCATTTTGGAGGAACTTCAAATCACTTCTTGCATATACTTGGGCCATTCTATATCTTCCATGACTGGTGTTATTGCTTCCATTTTTCGGCCGGACCTCTTCTCCAAAATCGTTTTGCTTTCTGCTTCACCAAG GTTCATAAATGCAGAAGATTACTTCGGAGGATTCGAAAAGGAAGACATCGACCAACTATGTCAAGCGATGGAGTCGAACTACAAGTCATGGATCGATGGTTTCGCGCCACTAGTGATTGGAGGGGACATGGATTCGGTGGCAGTACAAGAATTCAGTAGAACCTTATTCAAT AGCTCCAAGGATTTGGCCGTGCCAGTGGCAGTTTCCGAATATATTCACCAAAATCTCGGTGGGAAGTCAATCGTCGAAGTCATCTCAACTGAAGGTCATCTCCCACACTTGAGCGCACCGGAGGTCACTATTCCCGTGCTGCTTCGCCATATTTCTCATGATATTACAACTGATGATGCTTGCTAA
- the LOC107858631 gene encoding probable esterase KAI2 isoform X1: MGVVEEAHNVKVMGSGSKTVVLGHGFGTDQSVWKHLVPALVDEYRVVVYDNMGSGPTNPDYFDFERYSSLEGYAYDLIAILEELQITSCIYLGHSISSMTGVIASIFRPDLFSKIVLLSASPRFINAEDYFGGFEKEDIDQLCQAMESNYKSWIDGFAPLVIGGDMDSVAVQEFSRTLFNVRPDISLSVFRTIFTFDLRHFLSRVTVPCHIIQSSKDLAVPVAVSEYIHQNLGGKSIVEVISTEGHLPHLSAPEVTIPVLLRHISHDITTDDAC; the protein is encoded by the exons ATGGGAGTAGTTGAAGAAGCTCACAACGTTAAAGTTATGGGCTCAGGCTCGAAGACCGTAGTGCTTGGTCATGGCTTTGGGACTGATCAATCTGTTTGGAAACACCTTGTCCCTGCCCTAGTCGATGAGTATCGTGTTGTCGTTTATGACAACATGGGTTCTGGCCCGACTAACCCAGATTACTTCGATTTTGAACGTTACTCGTCTCTTGAAGGTTATGCCTATGATTTAATTGCCATTTTGGAGGAACTTCAAATCACTTCTTGCATATACTTGGGCCATTCTATATCTTCCATGACTGGTGTTATTGCTTCCATTTTTCGGCCGGACCTCTTCTCCAAAATCGTTTTGCTTTCTGCTTCACCAAG GTTCATAAATGCAGAAGATTACTTCGGAGGATTCGAAAAGGAAGACATCGACCAACTATGTCAAGCGATGGAGTCGAACTACAAGTCATGGATCGATGGTTTCGCGCCACTAGTGATTGGAGGGGACATGGATTCGGTGGCAGTACAAGAATTCAGTAGAACCTTATTCAATGTGAGACCAGACATCTCGCTAAGTGTCTTTCGTACAATTTTCACGTTTGACCTAAGACATTTTCTCTCCCGTGTTACGGTTCCTTGTCACATTATCCAGAGCTCCAAGGATTTGGCCGTGCCAGTGGCAGTTTCCGAATATATTCACCAAAATCTCGGTGGGAAGTCAATCGTCGAAGTCATCTCAACTGAAGGTCATCTCCCACACTTGAGCGCACCGGAGGTCACTATTCCCGTGCTGCTTCGCCATATTTCTCATGATATTACAACTGATGATGCTTGCTAA